One region of Exiguobacterium acetylicum genomic DNA includes:
- a CDS encoding GNAT family N-acetyltransferase: MFEKQFNHRTHETSLGPVDIEGPVPSQTLATYTLDSGLTAFRPPAEQHQALVEIADLEEGRIIVARQGTEIIGYVTYLYPDPYETWSEGNNPYILELGAIEVSSRFRGQQIGKKLLEISMLDPAMEHYLILTTEYYWHWDLKGSGLSVWDYRKIMEKMMNHGGLVFFPTDDPEIASHPANCLMARIGKHVSPEVVAHFDALRLRRRFMYD, from the coding sequence GAAGGTCCCGTACCGAGTCAAACACTAGCAACGTATACACTCGATTCAGGGTTGACGGCTTTTCGTCCACCCGCTGAACAACATCAAGCACTCGTTGAGATTGCAGACCTTGAGGAAGGACGGATCATCGTCGCTCGTCAAGGAACGGAAATCATCGGTTATGTGACTTACTTATACCCTGACCCTTACGAAACGTGGAGCGAAGGAAACAATCCGTACATCTTGGAACTCGGAGCGATCGAAGTTTCCTCTCGGTTCCGCGGACAACAGATCGGTAAAAAATTGCTTGAAATCTCTATGCTCGATCCCGCTATGGAACACTATTTGATTTTAACGACTGAATATTATTGGCATTGGGACCTAAAAGGGAGCGGACTATCGGTCTGGGATTACCGAAAGATCATGGAGAAGATGATGAATCATGGTGGTCTCGTCTTCTTCCCGACCGACGATCCGGAAATCGCCTCCCATCCTGCCAACTGTCTGATGGCACGTATCGGAAAACACGTCTCACCTGAAGTCGTCGCTCATTTTGATGCGCTACGCTTGAGAAGGCGCTTCATGTATGACTGA
- a CDS encoding acetoin utilization AcuB family protein, with protein sequence MLIEQIMNTTCITMQPTNSIAHAVELMQRHQIRHVLVVNARHELVGLVGLKEIQSASSIFHPDTAKQDLQYPVSSIMIESPVTAHPLDFLEDAAVLFYEYRLTCLPIVRGRRLVGVVTETDLLRTFVQLTGALEPSSQIEIRVENTAGTLAKIAALLAKTNINILNVLVYPTDDPYVRIVAFRVQTMNPIRIIEKLRKEGFDVLGPDVSR encoded by the coding sequence ATGTTAATCGAACAAATCATGAATACGACGTGCATCACGATGCAACCGACGAATTCCATCGCGCATGCGGTCGAACTCATGCAACGTCATCAGATTCGTCATGTTCTTGTCGTCAATGCCCGCCATGAACTCGTCGGTCTTGTCGGATTAAAGGAAATTCAAAGCGCAAGTAGTATCTTTCATCCGGATACAGCAAAACAAGACCTACAGTATCCGGTCTCAAGCATCATGATTGAAAGTCCTGTCACGGCTCATCCGCTCGATTTTCTCGAAGATGCGGCTGTGCTGTTTTATGAATACCGATTGACGTGTCTGCCAATCGTCCGCGGTCGACGCCTTGTCGGTGTCGTCACGGAAACGGATTTGTTGCGGACATTCGTTCAATTGACGGGTGCACTCGAACCAAGTTCTCAAATCGAAATCCGTGTTGAGAACACTGCTGGAACATTAGCAAAGATTGCCGCACTGCTTGCCAAAACGAATATCAATATCTTAAACGTACTCGTGTATCCAACAGACGATCCGTATGTCCGGATCGTTGCGTTTCGTGTCCAGACGATGAATCCGATTCGGATCATCGAAAAGTTGCGCAAAGAAGGATTCGATGTACTTGGACCGGATGTGAGCAGATGA